One genomic window of Cetobacterium sp. ZOR0034 includes the following:
- a CDS encoding sigma-54 dependent transcriptional regulator gives MTLLGFRLENELKDELESNFENELRFAENISSFMELLKERKYEAVVIDETNLQQDALVNLVKKITETHKRSVIIIMGETSNLKLVAGVIKAGAYDYILKPISPKDVNKILEKAVKDHKLLAERVDRNKNTGDKLIGQTKEIVEVYKMIGRVSNSRIPVLVVGEKGTGKSSVATAIHQFSDWSSKPFLTVNCTSFQNNLLERKLFGYEKGAFEGAAFLQVGDLEKANGGTLHLGNIESLSLDMQSKILYLLQEGEFFRMGGSEPIEMDIRIVATTSENLEELINKKMFIDELYNKLKILEINIPPLRDRKDDIPFIIDHYLASCNGELHKSVKGVSKPAMKKIMRYDWPGNVNELKNAIKSAVALCRGSSILIEELPGNVTGNKISKRKGDNQSWVLTDWIEGELLGLKNNKQNNYYGIIISKVEKELIRQVLEITSGKKVETAELLGITRNTLRTKMNNYGLE, from the coding sequence TTGACTCTTTTAGGATTTAGATTAGAAAATGAATTAAAAGACGAGTTAGAAAGTAATTTTGAAAATGAATTGAGGTTTGCAGAAAATATAAGCTCTTTTATGGAATTATTAAAAGAGAGAAAATATGAAGCAGTTGTGATAGATGAAACAAACTTACAACAAGATGCTTTAGTAAACCTTGTAAAGAAAATTACGGAAACACATAAAAGATCAGTAATTATAATAATGGGAGAAACATCTAATTTAAAATTAGTTGCGGGAGTTATAAAAGCTGGAGCATATGACTATATTTTAAAACCAATTAGTCCGAAAGATGTTAATAAAATCTTAGAAAAAGCAGTTAAAGATCATAAACTTTTAGCTGAAAGAGTGGATAGAAACAAGAATACTGGTGATAAACTGATAGGACAAACGAAAGAGATTGTTGAAGTTTACAAAATGATTGGTAGAGTTTCTAATAGTAGAATACCTGTTCTTGTTGTGGGAGAGAAAGGAACAGGAAAAAGTAGTGTGGCAACTGCAATTCATCAATTTAGTGATTGGAGTTCAAAACCATTTTTAACAGTTAACTGTACTTCTTTCCAAAATAACTTATTGGAGAGAAAACTATTTGGATATGAGAAAGGTGCCTTTGAGGGGGCAGCTTTCTTACAAGTAGGAGATTTAGAGAAAGCCAATGGCGGAACGTTACATTTAGGAAATATTGAATCATTAAGTTTAGATATGCAATCTAAAATTTTATATCTTTTACAAGAGGGTGAGTTCTTCAGAATGGGAGGATCAGAACCGATAGAGATGGATATAAGAATTGTTGCAACAACAAGTGAGAATTTAGAGGAATTAATAAATAAGAAAATGTTTATTGATGAGCTATATAATAAGTTAAAAATATTAGAAATTAACATTCCTCCTTTAAGAGATAGAAAAGATGATATTCCATTTATTATCGATCATTATCTAGCTAGCTGCAACGGGGAGCTACATAAATCAGTTAAGGGTGTTAGTAAACCTGCGATGAAGAAGATAATGAGATATGACTGGCCAGGGAATGTAAATGAATTAAAAAATGCGATAAAATCAGCAGTTGCTCTTTGCAGAGGAAGTTCTATATTAATAGAGGAGTTACCAGGAAATGTAACGGGAAATAAAATCTCTAAAAGAAAAGGAGATAACCAAAGTTGGGTATTGACAGATTGGATAGAGGGAGAACTTTTAGGATTAAAAAACAATAAACAGAATAACTATTATGGGATAATCATATCAAAAGTAGAAAAAGAGTTAATACGTCAAGTTTTAGAGATTACAAGTGGTAAAAAAGTTGAAACTGCTGAATTACTTGGAATAACGAGAAATACATTAAGAACTAAGATGAATAACTATGGCTTAGAGTAA
- the dnaB gene encoding replicative DNA helicase, translating to MEDIEKLRKIPSSLEAERSVLGGIFLKPDIFSEVIEVIHSADFYKMAHKIIFEVMQEVYNSGESIDPIIVMDRLKRKDKFDDIGGEAIFYEIIEEVPTAANILTYAKIIKEKATLRKLGDIGTKIVEMTYEGYEDVDTILDKAEGMIFKVAESKESKDIISLKEVVTNEFERLEQLLQNKGVTTGISSGFKHFDEMTSGFHPSDLVILAARPSMGKTAFALNLALNAAMKAGKGVLVFSLEMSSSQLLQRLLAIEAGIGLQKIRNGFLGEDDWGKLGIASGKLANAEINIADVPNVNVLEIRSIARRLKAAGRLDMILIDYLQLIKGTSGKSDNRQQEISDISRSLKGIARELDIPIVALSQLSRAPEQRADRRPMLSDLRESGAIEQDADMVVFLYRDDYYNDESEQRGITEVIIGKQRNGPVGTVNLKFFHEITKFGDYTTKVE from the coding sequence ATGGAAGATATAGAAAAACTTAGAAAAATTCCAAGTAGTTTAGAAGCTGAAAGATCTGTTTTAGGAGGAATATTTTTAAAACCAGATATATTTAGTGAAGTAATAGAGGTAATTCATTCAGCAGATTTTTATAAAATGGCTCATAAAATAATTTTTGAAGTGATGCAAGAGGTTTATAATTCTGGAGAATCAATCGATCCAATTATAGTAATGGATAGATTAAAAAGAAAAGATAAGTTTGATGATATTGGTGGAGAGGCTATATTCTATGAGATAATAGAAGAAGTCCCAACGGCTGCAAATATTTTAACTTATGCAAAGATTATAAAAGAGAAAGCTACTTTAAGAAAACTTGGAGATATAGGAACTAAGATAGTAGAGATGACTTATGAAGGTTACGAAGATGTGGATACTATTTTAGATAAAGCTGAGGGAATGATATTTAAAGTTGCCGAAAGCAAAGAATCAAAAGATATAATAAGCTTAAAAGAAGTGGTAACTAATGAGTTTGAAAGATTAGAACAACTTCTTCAAAATAAAGGTGTAACAACAGGAATATCAAGTGGATTTAAACATTTTGATGAAATGACTAGTGGATTCCATCCATCAGACTTAGTAATTCTTGCAGCAAGACCATCAATGGGTAAGACAGCCTTTGCACTTAACTTAGCTTTAAATGCAGCAATGAAGGCTGGTAAAGGCGTTTTAGTATTCAGTCTAGAGATGTCTAGCTCACAATTATTACAAAGACTTCTAGCAATAGAAGCTGGAATAGGATTACAAAAAATAAGAAATGGTTTCTTAGGTGAAGATGATTGGGGAAAATTAGGAATAGCTAGTGGAAAATTAGCGAATGCTGAAATCAATATAGCAGATGTTCCGAATGTAAATGTTTTAGAGATTAGATCGATTGCTAGAAGATTAAAAGCTGCAGGAAGATTAGATATGATCTTAATAGATTATCTACAACTTATAAAAGGAACAAGTGGAAAATCAGATAATAGACAGCAAGAGATTTCAGATATTTCGAGATCTCTAAAAGGTATAGCAAGAGAATTAGATATCCCAATAGTAGCTTTATCACAGCTATCTCGTGCTCCAGAACAAAGAGCTGATAGAAGACCAATGCTATCGGATTTAAGAGAATCAGGAGCAATTGAGCAAGATGCGGATATGGTTGTATTTTTATATAGAGATGATTACTATAATGATGAATCAGAGCAAAGAGGTATAACTGAAGTTATTATAGGGAAGCAAAGAAATGGACCGGTTGGTACTGTGAACTTGAAGTTCTTCCATGAAATTACAAAGTTTGGAGATTACACAACTAAGGTTGAATAG
- the dnaX gene encoding DNA polymerase III subunit gamma/tau, whose translation MHVTLYRKYRPKGFEEIAGEHEIVQTLKNSLKSNRLAHAYLFTGPRGVGKTSIARLMAKGLNCLTNGITDTPCNICENCKEISSGNFLDLIEIDAASNRGIDEIRQLKEKINYSPTKGRKKVYIIDEVHMLTKEAFNALLKTLEEPPEHVLFILATTEPDKILPTIISRCQRYDFKSVNYKDMREKLLYIVNSEGYVIDEASLVAIYEASGGSMRDSISILERLMINTEDKTIEIEKTEDVLGITPIKIIDQFISVIEKSNYSEGIELLEDIWKNSIDIELFFKDLAKRSKDRMIKGDLDIQKGLEIIDTIYDILSKFRHEEDKRLVGYVILNRLTEKKEKEIIVEKIIEKVQEPVEIFENSLTDKIEESQTITKLSYEEVKGSWNKIVDEAKKTKITFGAFLVKAYFKDFTNNTLIVGFSNDQSFAKNMMESEPYRSLFLDVVRKVLKTKIMIKYELQEVNRSKEKVEGEDFSKKIIDFFGGEII comes from the coding sequence ATGCACGTAACATTATATAGAAAATATAGACCTAAAGGTTTTGAAGAGATAGCTGGAGAACATGAAATTGTTCAAACTCTAAAAAACTCTTTAAAATCAAACAGATTAGCACACGCTTATTTATTTACAGGACCTCGTGGTGTTGGAAAAACATCTATAGCTAGATTGATGGCAAAGGGTTTGAATTGTTTGACGAATGGAATAACGGATACACCTTGTAATATCTGTGAAAATTGTAAGGAGATTTCATCAGGAAACTTTTTAGATTTAATAGAGATTGATGCAGCATCAAATAGAGGAATAGATGAAATAAGACAGCTAAAAGAAAAAATAAACTATAGTCCTACAAAAGGTAGGAAGAAAGTTTATATAATAGATGAAGTTCATATGCTAACAAAAGAAGCATTCAACGCCCTATTAAAAACTTTAGAAGAACCGCCAGAACATGTCCTATTTATTTTAGCAACTACAGAACCCGATAAAATATTGCCAACAATTATTTCTAGATGTCAAAGATATGACTTTAAAAGTGTAAATTATAAAGATATGAGAGAAAAACTTTTATATATTGTCAATAGTGAAGGCTATGTAATAGATGAAGCAAGCTTAGTAGCTATATATGAAGCTTCTGGTGGAAGTATGAGAGATTCAATCTCAATATTAGAGAGATTGATGATAAATACAGAAGACAAAACTATTGAAATTGAAAAGACGGAAGATGTTTTAGGAATAACACCTATAAAAATAATAGATCAATTTATTTCAGTTATAGAAAAATCAAATTATTCTGAGGGGATTGAGCTATTAGAAGATATTTGGAAGAACTCTATTGATATAGAATTATTTTTTAAAGATTTAGCAAAAAGATCAAAAGATAGAATGATAAAAGGTGACTTAGATATTCAAAAAGGATTAGAAATAATAGATACAATATACGATATACTATCTAAATTCCGTCATGAAGAGGATAAAAGGCTTGTAGGGTATGTAATTCTGAATAGACTTACAGAGAAGAAAGAAAAAGAGATTATAGTAGAGAAAATAATCGAAAAAGTTCAAGAACCAGTAGAGATATTTGAAAATTCTTTAACAGATAAAATTGAAGAGTCACAAACTATTACAAAATTGTCATATGAAGAGGTAAAAGGTTCGTGGAATAAAATAGTTGATGAAGCGAAAAAAACTAAAATAACATTTGGAGCATTTTTAGTTAAAGCATATTTTAAAGATTTTACAAACAACACTTTAATTGTAGGTTTTTCAAATGATCAAAGTTTTGCTAAAAATATGATGGAATCAGAACCTTATAGATCATTATTCTTAGATGTAGTTAGAAAAGTTTTAAAAACAAAAATTATGATAAAATATGAATTACAAGAGGTTAATAGAAGTAAAGAGAAAGTAGAGGGAGAGGATTTCTCTAAAAAAATAATAGATTTTTTTGGAGGAGAAATAATATAG
- the rplI gene encoding 50S ribosomal protein L9 yields MSKIQVILTADVAGQGRKGEIVSVSEGYAKNFLLKNNKGIVATPEELKKIENKKLKDAKKAEEEKKKSIEIKALLESKKLAVTAKIGDNGKLFGAITNKEISAELKKEFGLDIDRKKIECTIKSLGEHKVVVKLHTDVKAEVLVVIKG; encoded by the coding sequence ATGTCAAAGATACAAGTAATTTTAACAGCAGATGTGGCAGGACAAGGAAGAAAAGGAGAAATTGTAAGTGTTTCTGAAGGTTATGCAAAAAACTTCCTATTAAAAAATAATAAAGGTATAGTAGCAACTCCAGAAGAGTTAAAAAAGATAGAGAATAAAAAATTAAAAGATGCGAAAAAAGCAGAAGAAGAAAAGAAAAAATCAATAGAGATAAAAGCTCTATTAGAAAGCAAGAAACTAGCAGTAACTGCAAAAATTGGAGATAACGGAAAGCTATTTGGTGCAATAACTAATAAAGAGATTTCAGCAGAACTAAAAAAAGAGTTTGGATTAGATATTGATAGAAAAAAAATAGAGTGCACTATTAAAAGCTTAGGAGAACACAAAGTAGTTGTAAAATTACATACAGATGTAAAGGCTGAGGTTTTAGTGGTAATAAAAGGATAG
- a CDS encoding biopolymer transporter ExbD, whose protein sequence is MKLNRIKRRSGNSLILELTPLIDVVFLLLIFFLVATTFEDVNSSIKIDLPTSTVKSAKPVNELQLIITKDREYFISYKDKGTSKRDKINARDMKNALAQKLAESDDKNVIISADKSVNHGIIVEAMTAAKEAGAISLDIDTASPGK, encoded by the coding sequence ATGAAACTTAACAGAATTAAAAGAAGATCAGGTAATTCTTTAATCCTTGAATTAACTCCCTTAATAGACGTAGTATTTTTACTATTAATCTTCTTCTTAGTTGCAACAACATTTGAAGATGTAAATAGTAGTATAAAAATAGATTTACCTACATCTACTGTAAAAAGTGCTAAACCAGTTAATGAATTACAGCTTATTATAACTAAAGATAGAGAGTATTTTATAAGTTATAAAGATAAGGGAACAAGTAAGAGAGATAAAATAAATGCTAGAGATATGAAAAATGCTTTAGCTCAGAAGTTAGCAGAATCAGATGATAAAAATGTCATTATAAGTGCAGATAAGAGTGTAAACCATGGTATAATTGTAGAAGCTATGACAGCAGCCAAAGAGGCGGGAGCTATCTCTTTAGATATAGATACAGCTTCGCCTGGAAAGTAG
- a CDS encoding energy transducer TonB, with translation MKRQNSDLKILILSIVINLLILFLIPGIKIDEIVDKKLKVGLVTLETTTKKTTTKPEPKKKVTPVKEEKKEEKKVVPKEEPKPIEAKPEVKEVKKLSLDDLAKNITKRETEFLAIDTPSAREINSDLKNELLDKKSLEEIQKRPTVDPTKDIRISKDENVLEKTMEYQLDNSSRELAFEGEGEEELGFKTMVEKNGADGLPSGYRLGVEDGDVVARWDQNNREPRYPEAAQLRGMQGRVLLKIQIDEAGKVTSVFIEKGSGVPEINMAIEEIARTWRIYLTKNGLNIKGNVTLEYSFKLLGASN, from the coding sequence ATGAAGAGACAAAATAGTGATTTAAAAATACTTATATTATCAATAGTAATAAACCTTCTTATTTTGTTTTTAATCCCGGGAATTAAGATAGATGAAATAGTTGATAAGAAGTTAAAAGTAGGATTAGTAACACTTGAAACGACAACAAAAAAAACGACAACAAAACCGGAACCTAAAAAGAAGGTTACTCCTGTAAAAGAGGAGAAAAAAGAAGAAAAAAAGGTTGTTCCTAAAGAGGAACCAAAACCAATAGAAGCAAAACCAGAAGTAAAAGAAGTTAAAAAGTTATCGTTAGATGATTTAGCTAAAAATATAACAAAAAGAGAAACAGAGTTTTTAGCAATAGATACACCTTCAGCAAGAGAGATAAATAGTGATTTAAAAAATGAACTCTTAGACAAAAAAAGTTTAGAAGAGATTCAAAAAAGACCAACAGTTGATCCAACAAAAGATATAAGAATATCTAAAGATGAAAATGTTTTAGAAAAAACAATGGAGTATCAATTAGATAATAGTTCTAGGGAATTAGCCTTCGAAGGTGAGGGAGAAGAAGAGTTAGGATTTAAGACAATGGTTGAAAAAAATGGAGCTGATGGCTTACCAAGTGGTTATAGGCTTGGAGTTGAAGATGGTGACGTTGTAGCTAGATGGGATCAAAATAATAGAGAACCAAGATATCCGGAAGCGGCTCAATTGAGAGGAATGCAGGGTAGAGTATTATTAAAAATACAAATAGATGAAGCTGGAAAAGTGACATCAGTATTTATAGAAAAGGGTAGTGGAGTTCCAGAGATAAACATGGCTATTGAAGAGATTGCAAGAACTTGGAGAATATATTTAACAAAAAATGGATTAAATATAAAAGGGAATGTAACATTAGAATATAGCTTTAAATTATTGGGGGCTTCTAATTAG
- a CDS encoding MotA/TolQ/ExbB proton channel family protein: MYWLVNGGILMYFIIFMSILGVYAIIERAIYFKMNENIDMSRIRPILRNAIEKNDIKGAITALGNQKSSTAKVIKEVLIYWYKTRSTNVETLEEKAREIALAQIPKLEKNMWLLSVVAHTTPLIGLLGTVTGMIKAFQAVSVHGTGDASVLASGISQALLTTAGGLFVAIPSIILYNYFNKKIDDQINDMEKGSAELINYFRK, encoded by the coding sequence ATGTACTGGTTAGTAAATGGTGGAATACTTATGTATTTTATAATTTTTATGTCAATATTAGGTGTTTATGCAATTATTGAAAGAGCGATTTATTTTAAAATGAATGAAAATATAGATATGTCAAGAATAAGACCTATATTACGTAATGCAATTGAAAAAAATGATATTAAAGGAGCTATCACAGCTTTAGGAAATCAAAAAAGTTCAACTGCAAAAGTAATCAAAGAAGTTTTAATCTATTGGTATAAAACAAGAAGTACAAACGTTGAAACTTTAGAGGAAAAGGCAAGAGAAATCGCTTTAGCACAAATTCCAAAGTTAGAAAAAAATATGTGGTTACTATCAGTAGTTGCTCATACGACACCGTTGATTGGACTGTTAGGAACAGTTACAGGGATGATAAAAGCGTTCCAAGCTGTATCGGTACACGGAACAGGAGATGCTTCAGTGTTAGCAAGTGGAATATCTCAAGCTCTATTAACAACAGCAGGTGGATTATTTGTAGCGATTCCATCAATCATTTTATATAACTACTTCAATAAAAAAATTGATGACCAAATAAATGATATGGAAAAAGGTAGTGCGGAACTAATAAACTACTTCAGAAAATAG
- the dnaN gene encoding DNA polymerase III subunit beta: protein MILKVNRLEFLKKIKIVEKAINENKIRPIISYVYIETRENKLWFCGTNLELTISTHMECEILKEGKAVFQHHLVEEYLKEIKDEIITLNIEEDVLTIETSDSASEFILMNAEEFPKIQEPELKDEEFEFKLKKVALADYFDKVKFSASMSSDNLSINCIRLEIEENKIKFISTDTYRLTYLEHEYLDNAGIFKVSIPINTIDAMSKLLRNGNEDEIAFTQKNKQLYFKLGNISIVSRVIDLPFPNYKTILEASGYNKKLQIDRVEFEKMLKRIQIFVKNNSESKFGAIFTLSNGTIDIEGIGEIAKAKEIAKVNYEGDSLKISLNVKFLLEFIQSSDRDVITLEFTTSNSAVRTRNIQEDNYTYIVMPLALKD from the coding sequence TTGATTTTAAAAGTTAATAGACTAGAATTTTTAAAAAAAATAAAAATTGTAGAAAAAGCTATAAATGAAAATAAGATAAGGCCTATCATATCTTATGTTTACATTGAGACAAGAGAGAATAAACTTTGGTTTTGTGGTACAAACTTAGAATTGACAATTTCAACTCATATGGAGTGCGAAATATTAAAAGAGGGAAAAGCTGTATTTCAGCATCATTTGGTTGAAGAATATCTTAAAGAGATTAAAGATGAGATTATAACATTAAATATAGAAGAGGATGTTTTGACAATTGAAACGTCAGATTCAGCTTCGGAGTTTATATTAATGAATGCAGAAGAGTTTCCAAAAATTCAAGAGCCAGAGTTAAAAGATGAGGAGTTTGAGTTTAAATTAAAAAAGGTAGCATTAGCGGACTATTTTGATAAAGTAAAATTCTCGGCATCGATGTCAAGTGATAACCTATCAATAAATTGCATCAGATTAGAGATAGAAGAGAATAAAATTAAATTTATATCGACAGATACTTACCGTTTAACATATTTGGAGCACGAGTATTTAGACAACGCTGGAATATTTAAAGTGAGTATTCCTATAAATACAATAGATGCAATGTCTAAATTATTAAGAAATGGAAATGAAGATGAAATTGCATTTACTCAAAAAAATAAACAATTATACTTTAAGCTAGGGAATATCTCTATAGTAAGTAGAGTAATCGATTTACCTTTTCCGAATTATAAAACAATATTAGAAGCTAGTGGATATAATAAAAAATTGCAAATAGATAGAGTTGAATTTGAAAAAATGCTTAAAAGAATTCAAATATTTGTAAAAAATAATTCAGAATCTAAATTTGGAGCTATATTTACACTTTCTAATGGAACAATTGATATTGAAGGAATCGGAGAGATAGCAAAAGCAAAAGAAATTGCAAAAGTAAATTATGAGGGAGATAGTTTAAAAATCTCTTTAAATGTAAAGTTCTTATTAGAGTTTATTCAATCAAGTGATAGAGATGTTATAACATTAGAGTTTACAACATCAAATAGTGCTGTAAGAACAAGAAATATACAAGAAGATAATTATACTTACATAGTGATGCCTTTAGCTTTGAAAGACTAG
- a CDS encoding DUF116 domain-containing protein, whose product MSKFYILKIIYELHYFRCLLEELLFKNHTDNNSAKKFIKFNNKKVLNYIKKTQINKIAILLPHCIQKYDCNLKITNNVENCKKCGLCDISEIVKIQDEFSNINVKVATGGTLARMYLKEYRPNLVIAIACKRDLTSGIRDSFPMPVYGLFNRIVEGPCKNTRVAVSEIRKVLREVGTR is encoded by the coding sequence ATGAGCAAATTTTATATCTTAAAAATCATTTATGAACTTCACTATTTCAGGTGTTTACTGGAAGAGTTACTATTTAAAAATCACACTGACAATAATAGTGCAAAAAAATTTATCAAATTTAATAACAAAAAAGTATTGAATTATATAAAAAAAACTCAAATAAATAAAATTGCAATATTATTACCTCATTGCATTCAAAAATATGATTGTAATTTAAAAATAACAAATAATGTAGAGAATTGTAAAAAGTGTGGACTTTGTGACATTTCTGAAATTGTAAAGATTCAAGATGAGTTTAGTAATATTAATGTGAAAGTAGCCACTGGAGGAACATTGGCACGAATGTATTTAAAAGAGTATAGACCAAATCTAGTTATAGCTATAGCTTGTAAAAGAGATTTAACTTCGGGAATTCGAGATTCATTTCCAATGCCAGTATATGGCTTATTTAATAGAATAGTGGAAGGACCATGTAAGAATACAAGGGTAGCTGTGAGTGAAATAAGAAAGGTATTAAGAGAGGTGGGGACAAGGTGA